The following is a genomic window from Dehalococcoidia bacterium.
CGAGTTCACTCTCGAGACGCCCAGCATATCCATGCAGCTGCGCAATCTCGCGGATCTTCAGTCTGCCGCTTGCCTGCTGCTCGCGCAGCGCTGCTTGGATGCGCTCCATCGCGCGGTGAATGGCGGCGATCGCGGCCTGCCGCTCGGCGCGCTGGCGCTCAAGGACGGCAAGCTCCTGTTCGAGCGTCTCGACGCGGCGGCGGCGGAGGTCGAGCACCGCGTTCAGCCGAAAGCGCGTCGTCATGCCTCACCTCCAACGGCAAGGAGCCGGCTGATTGTCTCGTCCCACGGCGCCGGTTCGTCTATTCCCTGCCGGAGGAAGGCGAGGAGGTCGGGCATCGCGGCGATCGCGCGGTCGATGGTCGGATTGCTCCCGGCAACGTAGGCGCCGATGTTGATCAAGTCGCGCGCGTTGTCATACGCCGCCAGCAGTTCCCGCACCTTTCCGGCAGCAGCGAGGTGAGGGCGGTCGACGAGCGACGCCATCAGCCGGCTGACACTGGCGAGCACGTCGATCGCCGGGTAGTGGTTCTGCGTCGCGAGCTCGCGCCGCAGAACGATGTGGCCGTCGAGCACGCTGCGGACGGTATCCGTGATCGGCTCGGTCAGGTCGTCGCCCTCGACAAGCACCGTGTAGAAGCCGGTGATCGTCCCGCGTTCGCTCGTTCCTGTCCGCTCGAGCAGCTTCGGAATGAGGGCGAACACCGAAGGGGGATAGCCCTTCAGCGTTGGCGGTTCGCCGATCGCCAGCCCGATCTCACGCTGCGCCATGGCAAACCGGGTGACGGAGTCCATCAGGAAGTTGACGTGGAGACCGCGGTCGCGGAAATACTCGGCGATCCCGGTTGCGACCCAGGCTGCCTTCAAGCGGATGAGCGCGGGCGTGTCGCTCGTTGCGACAACGACGACGGAACGCGCTCTTCCTCGCTCGCCGAGGTCGCGGTCGAGGAACTCCTGCACTTCGCGCCCGCGCTCGCCGATCAAGGCGATGACGTTGACATCGGCGTCGCAGTTGCGCGCGATCATGCCGAGGAGCGTGCTTTTCCCGACGCCCGAGCCAGCGAAGATCCCCATGCGTTGTCCGCGGCCGACGGTCAGCAGCCCATCGATGGCGCGGATGCCGGTCGCGAGCGGCTGGACGATCCGCGGTCGGCTGAGCGGCGGGGGAGGGTCGGCGAGCAACGGCTGCTGATGCGATGGCGCAAGAGGGCCCAGTCCATCGAGCGGCCGGCCGAGGCCGTCGAGCACGCGGCCGAGCAGTTCGGGGCCGACCGGCACCGAAAACAGCCGTCCGCGGCTGGTGACGACGGTGCCCGGCTGGATGCCGGCGAGTTCTGCGAACGGCATCAGCATGATGCGATCGCCCTTGAAGCCCACCACCTCGGCAGTGATCGGCGGGTGGCCGTTTTCGAGGTGGAGCGAACAGAGTTCGCCGATCCGGCTCATGAGCCCTTGGGCTTCAATGGTGAGCCCGATCACCTGCACGACCCGCCCCTCAGCGCGCACGGGGACGCACGTCGCCACGGCATCTCGGTAGCGGCGGAGGTCAAGACGCACGGTCATCGAACCCCCCCGCGGCGCGCAGCGCCCGCCGAATCTCGCGCAGTTGCGTTCCCAGCTGGGCGTCGATCCGTCCGCCCTCCAGTTCTAAGACACAGCCGCCCGGTTCGATACTCCGGTCGGCGACGAACGTCCACTCGCGGTCGCGGTAGCGCGGCCCGCGGGTTTCGGCCCAATGGGTGGTCACGAGGTCGTAATCGTCCGGATGGACGCGGACGGTGACAGTAGGACTGGCGGCGAGATGATCAAGCGCCTGCATGACCGCCGCCAGCACCGTGCTGCGGTTCTCCTCGCGCACTTGCCCGACAATCCGGCTCGCGATCGCAATCGCGAGGTCGATGATCTGCTCCTCGGCGGCGCGCACCGCGCGCTCCCACTCGAGGGTCGCGTTCTCAGCGAGGGCGACGAGCCGCTCGAGGCTAGCGAGCCCCGCTTCCCGTCCTGCTTGGTACCCTTCCGCCTTGCCCGCTTCGTAGGCATCAAGCTCGGTTTGGAGCGCCGCCTTTTTCGCCTCGTTCAGGATCGCCTCTGCTCGCGCTTCAGCCTCGGCGACCACTTGGGCCGCGCGCGCCTCGGCCTCTGCGAGCAGCGCGGCGGCGCGGGCGGCGCTTTCTTCTTCCGGTTTTGGGCTCGCCGGCGGCGCGGCGGACGGCGCGGCCGGGCCGACGGGATGGGGCTCGACCAACTCGACAGCGGCGGCTTTGACAACCCGCCCCATTTAGAGCAGCACCTCGTCGCGGCTGTTGCTGCGGCTGAGGACGATCTCTTCCGCCTCGTCGAGGCGCCGGATCACCCGGACGATGTTCTGCTGGGCTTCCTCGACGTTCTTCAGCCGAACGGGGCCAAGCGCTTCGAGGTCGTCCTTCAGGGTCTGGGCGGCGCGTGAGCTCATGTTGCTGAGAATGCGCTGCCGCACTTCCTCGGTGCAGCCGCGCAAAGCGAGCACGAGGTCGCGCGAGTTGACTTCGCGCAGGATCCGCTGGATCGAGCGGTCGTCGAGCTTGGCGATGTCCTCAAAGACGAACATCTTCTTCCGGATCTCTTCTGCCAGCGAGGGATCGAGACTGGAGAGAATGCTCTTCTCAGTGGCGCGGTCGACCTGATTGAGCACCCGGACGAGGTAATCCAGCCCGCCGACGTTCGAAAACTCTTGGCTCGAGAGGG
Proteins encoded in this region:
- the fliJ gene encoding flagellar export protein FliJ is translated as MTTRFRLNAVLDLRRRRVETLEQELAVLERQRAERQAAIAAIHRAMERIQAALREQQASGRLKIREIAQLHGYAGRLESELANEKLLLADLEARCAAKRAELVAAQQERKAIEKLKERAEAQAAHEARTQELRALAEIATVRFNLRRRGSLAGGG
- a CDS encoding FliI/YscN family ATPase, which translates into the protein MTVRLDLRRYRDAVATCVPVRAEGRVVQVIGLTIEAQGLMSRIGELCSLHLENGHPPITAEVVGFKGDRIMLMPFAELAGIQPGTVVTSRGRLFSVPVGPELLGRVLDGLGRPLDGLGPLAPSHQQPLLADPPPPLSRPRIVQPLATGIRAIDGLLTVGRGQRMGIFAGSGVGKSTLLGMIARNCDADVNVIALIGERGREVQEFLDRDLGERGRARSVVVVATSDTPALIRLKAAWVATGIAEYFRDRGLHVNFLMDSVTRFAMAQREIGLAIGEPPTLKGYPPSVFALIPKLLERTGTSERGTITGFYTVLVEGDDLTEPITDTVRSVLDGHIVLRRELATQNHYPAIDVLASVSRLMASLVDRPHLAAAGKVRELLAAYDNARDLINIGAYVAGSNPTIDRAIAAMPDLLAFLRQGIDEPAPWDETISRLLAVGGEA
- a CDS encoding FliH/SctL family protein, with translation MGRVVKAAAVELVEPHPVGPAAPSAAPPASPKPEEESAARAAALLAEAEARAAQVVAEAEARAEAILNEAKKAALQTELDAYEAGKAEGYQAGREAGLASLERLVALAENATLEWERAVRAAEEQIIDLAIAIASRIVGQVREENRSTVLAAVMQALDHLAASPTVTVRVHPDDYDLVTTHWAETRGPRYRDREWTFVADRSIEPGGCVLELEGGRIDAQLGTQLREIRRALRAAGGFDDRAS